GAACACTGTGAATTAAGTGGAAATAATTTTGTTAAAGCTGAATTTACTAACTGTATATTTAAAAATTGTGATTTTTCAAATACAGTCTTATCAGAATCGGTATTGTACAAATGTGAATTTATCAATTGTAAAATGTTAGGCTTAGATATTTCCGAAGCCTATATAAATACAAATTTATTTTTAGAAAATAACATGGAAATGGTTAATTTATCAAGTGCTAATTTCAAAGAAGTTTCTTTCTCCGATTGTAATCTAACTAATACTGACTTGATAGATGCAAAGATGGTGAAAACCACATTTGACAGTTGTAAACTAGATAGTATGAATCTCACAGGAACTCTTTTAAAAAAAGTAGACATCAGCACTTGTCATTTTACTCATTTACCATTAAGTATTGAAACAATTTCTGGTAGTATCGTAAATGAACACCAAGCACTAATATTAGCAAGAGACCTTCTGAAAGTTAAAATAAAGTAGCAAACTACTCTTTAGACTAAGTATAACGCGATTTATGTTAAGTCAAAAAATTATCTTTAAAAGTTGTACAATAAATAGTACAACTTTTAAAGATAATTGGGGTGATAAAAATGGAAGCAGTTGCTTATTCTAATTTTAGACAAAATTTGAGAAGTTATATGAAACAAGTAAACGAAGACGCGGATCCAATCATTTATTGAGTCTCATTTCCATAATTGCCACCATTTTTTTGATGCTTCTTTTTTCTCTATCATTACTTTCTCCTTTAATTGTTCCTGAAAGATGGTGTGCTCATTTCTAAGATTTTCTATTTCCTCTTGAGGTTGATTATCTACCTTCTCCTTTTTTATATCCTTTGAGGGCATTTTAAGAGCTTTTAAACTATCATTCTCCGACTTGTATTCTTCTAGCAATTTTTTATCTTGCAAGGCTAGACGTTGCTGTTGGTCTAAGAGCTTTTGAGTTTGCTTTTGCGATTCCACCAAGCTTTTTATTTGTTCATCTTTATTTATATTTTGAGATTCAAGGTATTCAATTTGGTGTTTAAGACTGTTTAAATAATCATTTAATGAACTATTTAATTCAACACCTTCAATATTCATATTCGTTGTTATATTAGTTTTTTCTTGGTGTTTATCGGTATCTAATTCGCTGTTTGAACGACTGTTTAATTCAACACCGAGATTTTCTTTTATCTGTTTAACTGCTATAGCAGTTAATAACTTCATTCCGTTATTTCTAACTACATATTCGCTTGATATTTTAGAAACTTGATAATGAATTTTATTCTTGCTAACACCTAACTCATCCGCAAGCTCTTTGATTGTTTTTAAATTCTCACTCATGGCTTGCTCCTTTACCTCGAACATTTGCACGTTCTGGTTGTTCAAGGTCTTGTAATTTTACAGTTGGCAAGTATTGTTCAATCGCTTTTTTCAAATACTTCGCCATATTTCCTTTTGAATACGGTGCTTGCTTCTCACGTACATACGACAAATGCGTTTTCACGCCCTCAAGTCCTCGTAAGGCTTTCAGTTCATCATAGCGTGGATAGACGTTCTTTTGTAAGCCTGACATGAGTGCAAGGTCGGTCATTTCATACGGACTTAACAGCATGGAATCTAGCAACAAGCGTGTGTAGTTGCTTTGCATAGCTTCCGCATACAAAGCTTGTTCGGTTTGTTCTTTTTTTGCCTGCTCTTCTTGGTACAATGGATCATCTAACTTGTAACTGGTATCGTCTGCTTGCCATTTTTTCGTGATATGAAAGACAATCGAATCAATCGAACGTCCTTTTTTGATTTTGTCATAGGCTACATTCAAATGGGTGTATTGATTAATTTCTTTAAGAGGTGCATTTAATATCCATTTTGTAAAATCTGTCATATTTTTATATTCATCGACTGTATTTGTCATAGCTCGTAATTCTTG
This genomic interval from Enterococcus saigonensis contains the following:
- a CDS encoding pentapeptide repeat-containing protein; amino-acid sequence: MSIVKIDSINLKKMSFFDIYDFEDFFLENALIENEIISDQCIEKLFIEDSIIEHCELSGNNFVKAEFTNCIFKNCDFSNTVLSESVLYKCEFINCKMLGLDISEAYINTNLFLENNMEMVNLSSANFKEVSFSDCNLTNTDLIDAKMVKTTFDSCKLDSMNLTGTLLKKVDISTCHFTHLPLSIETISGSIVNEHQALILARDLLKVKIK